In Caloenas nicobarica isolate bCalNic1 chromosome 5, bCalNic1.hap1, whole genome shotgun sequence, a single genomic region encodes these proteins:
- the ISCA2 gene encoding iron-sulfur cluster assembly 2 homolog, mitochondrial: MAAPGALGRWWKLALGGWTRGRWCSAPLCPGRALPRPPPGPACAVARPLRWASSSFQPGPTESDPGEGQVFLSESCVKRLLEITEGSEFLRLQVEGGGCSGFQYKFSLDTVINPDDRVFEQGGARVVVDVDSLAFVKGSMVDFSQELIRSSFQVVSNPQAEKGCSCGTSFSVKF, translated from the exons ATGGCGGCGCCGGGGGCACTGGGGCGCTGGTGGAAGTTGGCGCTGGGCGGCTGGACAAG aGGCCGCTGGTGTTCCGCCCCGCTGTGCCCAGGCCGAGCGCTGCCGAGACCCCCGCCGGGTCCTGCCTGTGCAGTTGCCCGGCCGCTGCGGTGGGCATCGTCCTCCTTCCAGCCGGGCCCCACGGAGAGCGACCCGGGCGAGGGACAGGTCTTCCTCAGCGAGAGCTGCGTAAAG aggctgctggagatCACAGAAGGTTCAGAGTTTCTTAGGCTGCAGGTGGAAGGAGGTGGCTGCTCTGGATTCCAGTACAAGTTTTCCTTGGACACAGTTATCAACCCTGATGACAG ggTGTTTGAACAAGGTGGTGCGCGTGTGGTCGTCGATGTGGACAGCCTGGCCTTTGTGAAAGGTTCCATGGTGGACTTCAGCCAGGAGCTGATTCGCAGCTCCTTCCAGGTGGTGAGCAACCCCCAGGCAGAGAAGGGTTGCTCGTGTGGGACTTCCTTCTCCGTCAAATTCTGA